The following are encoded together in the Montipora foliosa isolate CH-2021 chromosome 12, ASM3666993v2, whole genome shotgun sequence genome:
- the LOC137980379 gene encoding lactadherin-like, protein MTNRMGRSLTGMSFAVKSLLIYLVLRSEFASSCTATYSVQGQVLRNHTIKAETADKIEDCILRCMAYPGCKSSNFYRVDKSCELNDKTHASHPEDMRRELYTNYMINTLRSIPCKTQLDCGMDLICTPFLICEECRSHPLGMESRAIPNSAVTASSTYGRRHEPWQARLNNAAKSQSTGSWSAGTSAVGQWLQIDLGKETVLTKIATQGRPSHAQWVSSYKIRSSLGGANWNAYRSDGSVKVFTGNSDTRTIVSHKLVPRITSRYVRFYVMSWHISISMRVELYGCVINGP, encoded by the exons ATGACAAATCGGATGGGCAGGAGCTTGACAG GAATGAGTTTTGCCGTGAAATCTCTACTCATTTACTTGGTGTTGAGGTCAGAATTTGCGAGTTCTTGCACAGCAACTTACTCCGTGCAGGGACAAGTTCTTCGAAACCACACCATCAAGGCAGAGACCGCAGACAAAATAGAAGATTGTATCTTGCGTTGCATGGCATATCCCGGATGTAAAAGCAGCAACTTTTATCGCGTGGACAAAAGCTGTGAACTGAATGACAAGACGCATGCGTCTCACCCAGAAGACATGAGACGTGAGCTTTATACAAACTACATGATAAACACTCTCCGATCTATACCTTGCAAAACTCAGCTCGATTGTGGTATGGATTTGATATGCACACCGTTCCTGATTTGCGAAG AATGCCGCAGTCATCCACTTGGAATGGAAAGTAGGGCCATTCCGAACTCAGCGGTGACGGCTTCTTCAACATATGGAAGAAGACATGAACCCTGGCAAGCCAGGCTCAACAATGCGGCAAAAAGTCAAAGTACTGGCTCTTGGTCAGCAGGAACAAGTGCCGTTGGACAGTGGTTGCAAATTGACCTTGGCAAGGAGACAGTATTGACGAAAATAGCCACACAGGGGAGGCCTAGTCATGCTCAGTGGGTATCTTCTTACAAAATTCGGTCGAGCTTGGGCGGAGCAAACTGGAATGCGTATCGAAGCGACGGTTCTGTAAAG gTTTTTACGGGAAATTCAGACACAAGAACAATTGTCTCGCACAAGTTGGTGCCAAGAATTACGAGCAGATATGTTCGCTTTTATGTAATGTCGTGGCATATCAGCATATCCATGAGAGTTGAGCTGTATGGCTGTGTTATTAACGGACCATAA
- the LOC137980395 gene encoding lactadherin-like, producing the protein MNFDVISLLIYLVLRSEFASSCSATYSVQGQVLRNHTIKTETADKIEDCILRCMAYPGCTSSNFYRMDKRCELSDKTHASHPEDMSSNPYTVYMVNTFRPIPCKTQRECGMGLLCTPSLICEECRSHPLGMESRAIPNSAVTASSTWGAAHEPWQARLNNAPKSQSTGSWSAGTNAVGQWLQIDLGKETVLTKIATQSRPGDGQRVSSYKILFSLDGANWNAYRSDDSEKVFMGNSDIGTIVSHKLVPRITSRYVRFYVMSWHNHISMRVELYGCAINGP; encoded by the exons ATGAATTTTGACGTGATATCTCTACTCATTTACTTGGTGTTGAGGTCAGAATTTGCGAGTTCTTGCTCAGCAACTTACTCTGTGCAAGGACAAGTTCTTCGAAACCACACCATCAAGACAGAGACCGCAGACAAAATAGAAGATTGTATCTTGCGTTGCATGGCATATCCCGGATGTACAAGCAGCAACTTTTATCGCATGGACAAACGCTGTGAACTGAGTGACAAGACGCATGCGTCTCACCCAGAAGACATGAGCAGCAATCCATATACCGTATATATGGTGAACACTTTCCGACCTATACCTTGCAAAACTCAACGCGAATGTGGTATGGGCTTGCTGTGCACACCGTCTCTGATTTGCGAAG AATGCCGCAGTCATCCGCTTGGAATGGAAAGTAGGGCAATACCGAACTCAGCGGTGACGGCTTCTTCAACATGGGGAGCCGCACATGAACCCTGGCAAGCCAGGCTCAACAATGCGCCAAAAAGTCAAAGTACTGGCTCTTGGTCAGCAGGAACAAATGCCGTTGGACAGTGGTTGCAAATTGACCTTGGCAAGGAGACAGTATTGACGAAAATAGCCACACAGAGCAGGCCTGGTGATGGTCAGCGGGTATCTTCTTACAAAATTCTGTTCAGCTTGGACGGAGCAAACTGGAATGCGTATCGAAGCGATGATTCTGAAAAG gTTTTTATGGGAAATTCAGACATTGGAACAATTGTCTCGCACAAGTTGGTGCCAAGAATTACGAGCAGATATGTTCGCTTTTATGTAATGTCGTGGCATAACCACATATCCATGAGAGTTGAGCTGTATGGCTGTGCTATTAACGGACCATGA